A single genomic interval of Nostoc commune NIES-4072 harbors:
- a CDS encoding IS982 family transposase, which translates to MLNEIISIYAIIDDLLKAIGHNEDCRREMNDAEIITTAITSAMFFNGNHSKACTYMKEHKLISNMLEKSRFNRRLHSVSMLINDLFHQVGMALKEISDSTEYLLDSFPVPICDNIRIFNVKIIQSAQYRGYIASKKRYFYGVRVQLLTTKNGIPVEFVFMPGSANDVRALNALPLNLPPGSEIYGDSAYTDYTIEDDLEQTSHISLKVMRKKNSKRQDQPWNQYIKQHTRHYIETVFSSITCVFPKSIHAVTYQGFLLKLQAFIFSFTLQQAFIE; encoded by the coding sequence ATGCTAAACGAAATAATTTCCATATATGCTATCATAGACGACCTGTTAAAGGCGATTGGGCATAATGAAGATTGTCGTCGAGAGATGAATGACGCAGAAATTATTACAACGGCAATAACATCGGCGATGTTCTTTAATGGTAATCATAGTAAGGCTTGTACCTATATGAAAGAACATAAGTTGATATCTAATATGTTAGAAAAGTCACGATTTAACCGGAGATTACACAGTGTCTCAATGTTAATCAACGACTTGTTTCATCAAGTGGGAATGGCACTGAAGGAAATTAGTGATTCCACTGAATATCTTTTAGACTCGTTCCCAGTGCCCATCTGCGATAACATCCGTATCTTTAATGTAAAAATAATACAGTCGGCGCAGTATAGAGGTTACATCGCATCGAAAAAACGATATTTTTACGGGGTTCGAGTTCAGTTATTAACAACCAAAAATGGTATTCCTGTCGAATTTGTGTTTATGCCTGGTAGTGCCAACGATGTACGTGCTTTAAATGCCTTACCCTTGAATCTACCACCTGGTAGTGAAATTTATGGTGATTCAGCTTACACCGACTACACGATTGAGGATGACTTGGAACAAACAAGTCACATTTCTTTAAAAGTCATGAGGAAAAAGAACTCCAAGCGTCAAGACCAGCCTTGGAATCAATATATTAAACAACATACTCGGCATTATATCGAAACTGTGTTTAGTAGTATCACTTGTGTTTTTCCAAAATCAATACATGCAGTCACTTATCAAGGGTTTTTACTTAAGCTACAAGCATTCATTTTTTCTTTTACTCTTCAACAAGCTTTTATTGAATAA
- a CDS encoding RDD family protein, with protein MHLFNNIKFNTPESVELEFTLAGIGNRAWALIIDYHVLAVILVGFVVAWSIVSDQLGDFWADIFGTAVTLWLMAIAFLVSFIIYVGYFVIFETLWFGQTPGKRVAKIRVVRDDGRLIGLQQATLRALLRPFDETLFIGAFLIMLSHREKRLGDLAAGTIVIQAQTPTASATLTISEQAKGLHEQLIEIADFSQLMPDDFAVIREYLQRRGAMSLKARASLSLKLAEQVKAIINLEKLPEAITPDVFLEAVYLLYQQPEF; from the coding sequence ATGCACCTGTTCAATAATATTAAATTTAATACTCCAGAAAGTGTAGAACTAGAATTTACTCTTGCTGGAATCGGAAATCGTGCCTGGGCTTTGATCATTGACTATCACGTTTTGGCTGTGATTTTGGTGGGATTTGTCGTAGCTTGGTCTATCGTTTCAGATCAGTTAGGAGATTTTTGGGCAGATATTTTCGGTACCGCAGTGACTTTGTGGTTGATGGCGATCGCATTTCTTGTCAGTTTTATTATCTATGTAGGATATTTTGTAATTTTTGAAACTTTATGGTTTGGGCAAACCCCTGGTAAACGGGTTGCTAAAATTCGCGTAGTTCGAGATGATGGTAGACTCATCGGGTTACAGCAAGCAACTTTACGTGCCTTATTGCGACCTTTTGATGAAACTTTGTTTATTGGCGCTTTTTTAATTATGTTGAGTCATCGAGAAAAGCGTTTAGGTGATTTAGCTGCTGGCACAATTGTAATTCAAGCCCAAACACCCACTGCATCCGCGACATTGACAATTTCAGAACAGGCAAAAGGACTGCATGAACAGTTAATCGAGATTGCTGATTTTTCGCAATTAATGCCAGATGATTTTGCTGTGATTCGTGAGTATTTACAGCGACGTGGTGCAATGTCGTTAAAGGCAAGAGCATCACTATCTCTAAAGCTAGCCGAGCAAGTTAAAGCTATTATTAATTTAGAAAAATTGCCAGAAGCTATTACACCTGATGTATTTTTAGAAGCTGTTTATCTTCTTTATCAACAACCGGAATTTTAG
- a CDS encoding type II toxin-antitoxin system VapC family toxin, translating into MKISDALANVSRLFLDTAPVIYFVERNPQFVDLVDPIFERLSADITAVVSGITLSECLVGAIRLELADLEQAFVDVLQQEQVVFVEINAAIAREAARIRVRYNLQLPDALQVAVAIIAGCEAFLTNDAALKRVTEFRVVVVYELESENP; encoded by the coding sequence ATGAAGATTAGTGATGCATTAGCAAATGTTTCTCGCTTGTTTCTCGATACAGCACCTGTAATTTATTTTGTAGAACGCAATCCACAGTTTGTGGATTTAGTCGATCCAATTTTTGAGCGATTGTCAGCTGACATTACAGCAGTAGTATCTGGGATAACGTTATCAGAGTGTTTGGTAGGTGCTATACGTCTGGAGTTAGCTGACTTAGAGCAAGCTTTTGTCGATGTGTTGCAACAAGAACAAGTGGTTTTTGTGGAGATTAATGCTGCTATTGCGCGAGAAGCTGCGAGAATTCGGGTGCGCTACAACCTTCAGTTACCCGATGCATTGCAGGTGGCGGTGGCAATAATTGCTGGTTGTGAGGCATTTTTGACCAATGATGCAGCTTTGAAGCGGGTGACGGAGTTCAGGGTTGTAGTGGTGTATGAGTTGGAAAGCGAGAACCCATAA
- a CDS encoding DUF1868 domain-containing protein, with protein sequence MDDNYQTYLNRLARLTLPEAYRSQVQHIQESSKFQPHSGLRQAASFPGYTLITPPAGEESQNSAFYDKLQTYQQELLQLPVSRDLIVPLPPASFHITLADLIWDNAYLDACEKNPKFDEELHSCLAETFEQYQQLMTNRSHPIKWQMLGLILMPRAVAVCLIPQDERCYEEIIKFRRTIYQNPKLIALGIEQHYHLTAHVTLAYFGEVSSDLDRTSFSTMLSQLNDQWLLNLPEFLINRVELRKFDNMTRYYREPDWPILDF encoded by the coding sequence TTGGACGACAACTATCAAACTTACTTAAATCGGTTAGCACGGCTAACGCTGCCAGAAGCCTACAGATCCCAAGTCCAGCATATCCAGGAATCTTCTAAATTTCAGCCACATTCTGGGTTGAGACAAGCAGCGTCCTTTCCTGGCTATACGCTAATTACCCCACCAGCAGGAGAAGAATCGCAAAATTCTGCTTTCTATGACAAATTACAGACTTACCAACAGGAACTTTTGCAGTTGCCTGTAAGCCGTGATTTGATTGTGCCTCTACCTCCTGCTAGCTTCCATATAACTTTAGCGGATTTAATTTGGGACAATGCTTACCTTGACGCTTGCGAAAAAAATCCCAAATTTGATGAAGAGTTACACTCTTGTTTAGCCGAAACCTTTGAGCAATATCAACAATTGATGACAAATAGGAGTCATCCGATTAAATGGCAAATGCTGGGACTGATACTGATGCCAAGGGCTGTAGCCGTTTGTTTAATACCCCAAGACGAACGCTGCTACGAGGAAATTATTAAATTTCGTCGAACAATTTATCAAAATCCCAAGTTAATTGCTTTGGGTATTGAGCAGCATTATCACTTGACAGCCCATGTTACATTAGCCTATTTTGGGGAGGTTTCATCTGACTTAGACCGTACAAGTTTCAGCACAATGCTTTCTCAATTGAATGATCAATGGCTGTTAAATTTGCCAGAATTTTTGATCAATCGTGTTGAATTGCGAAAGTTTGACAACATGACACGCTATTATCGTGAACCAGACTGGCCAATTTTAGATTTTTAA